Genomic DNA from Chlorocebus sabaeus isolate Y175 chromosome 6, mChlSab1.0.hap1, whole genome shotgun sequence:
GCAAGGTATGGATAAAGGAGAGAGAacggtggccaggcgcggtggctcacacctgtaattcccgcactttgggaggccgaggctggtggatcacctgaagtcaggagttcaagaccagcctggccaacatgacgaaaccccatttctactaaaaatacaaaaattaaccaggcgtggtggtgcatgcctgtagtcccagctattcaggaggctgaggcaggcgaatcccttgaaccctggaggtggaggtggcagtgagctgagatcgcgccactgcactccatcctgggcaacaacagtgaaactccatcccaacaaaacaaaaacaaaaaatagaagatgGAATTCTGTGGTGCTTTGGGGTAGGAGGAATTGGGGCGTGGTTGGGATGCAGCCAGGactcattattattacttttttcttttcttttttttgagacagagtcttgctctatcacccaggatggagtgcagtggtgtgatctcggctcactgcagtgtctgctttctgggttcaagtgattctcctgcctcagtctcacgagtagctgggattacaggcacatgccaccatacctggctaatttttgtatttttagtagagataagggttcatcgtgttggccaggctggtctcgaactcctgacctcaggtgatctgcccacctcagtctcccaaagtgttgggattatgggcatgagccaccgcccccggcagGATTCACTTACAAAGCTATTTCTCTACGACTGGTTGTTGCCACAATGCCTCCTGAACCATTCGATACAGACCTATTCTATATTGGTCATTAACTATTTTGAATGGCTTCctgcagagaaaggaaagaaagaccaaagtagaaaaaaaaatatttccatggcCATCCTGTTAAAGAAGAGATCTTTTCAGAAAAGACCAGAGTGGTTAAAAGTATGGTTTGCAGTAAGTGGCACAAAAATACTTAGAACCTAGAAGAGACCATAGGACTTGTCTACAAAAGAAATTCAGCGGCTGggcgcggcagctcatgcctgtaatcccagccctttgggaggccgaggcgggggggatctcttgagatcaggagttcaagaccaacctgaccaacagggagaaacctcgtctctactaaaaatacaaaattagccaggcatggtggcgcatgcctgtaatcccagctactcgggaggctgaggcaggagaatcgcttgagcccaagggatggagaggtagaggttgcagtgagccaaaatcactgcactccagcctgggcaacaagagcaaaactctgtctcaaaaaaaaaaacaaacagaaatttagCATGTAGTTCTCCCACCCTCTGCATCGTCCAGGATGCTCTGACAAACGGAATGCCAGTGTCCCCTGTTCCCTGCAGTGACTCCCTCCTCCGTGGGTCTGACACAGAGCTCATGCCACCCAGGCTCAACACCAGCTTTCAGTTCCACCCATGGCCACTGCGTCTCGTGGTCATTCTTCAAAGAGTCTTTGTGTTCAACCTTCTCCTGCCTTCCCAAGTGGAAGCTCTGCTGGCTTGCTCTCTAGTCCTCTTCCTGCTGAGCCAGTCTTCAACCAGGAGACACACTAGAGCCACCAGGACCAGGAAGGCCAGGCCCATCCGAAGGAGATTCTGGGCAGTGTGGTCCCAGAGGGCAAGGTCTGTGGGCAGCAGGAGAACAGGGTGATCGCTGACAGGGATGTAAGGAcacgctcttttttttttttcgtacaCAGAGcctcagtcttgttgcccaggctggagtacagtggcacgatctcggctcactgcaacctccacttcccgggttcaagtgattctcctgcctcagccacccaagtagctgggactacaggcatgcaccaccatgcccggataatttttttctatttttagtagagatggggtttcaccatattggccagaccagtctcgaactcctgacctcagataatctgcccgccttggcctcccaaagggctgggattacaagcgtgagccactgcacctggccaaggacACCCTCTTGTTCCGTTCATCCCGATCTCTTTCCCAGGTCATTACTCTATGCCCAGCTCCTTCCTTCAGAGCCTATGGCCCCAGGTGTCTACTTACTTTTCTGGAGTCCCGTCTCTGTGGTTAAAAGGCAGGTGTCCCAAGAGTCTGCTGATAATAAGggaagtgaagaaaagagaatgatgTTGACGTCTTCTGCCCCCATGCTCCTTCCCTTGGATCCACCCCATGACGTTCTGCAGCTTTGCAAGGTCCTACCCTACCCTGCAGGTCCCAGGAGCTTCATCCAGCAGGTAAAGCGGAAGGGTCCACAGATGGACAAACCTGAGGAGGAATTCCAGTCTAGAACTCATAAGCATGTATCTTTGCACCAATCAtgtcttctatttttgtttgtttggttttttttttgagatagagtctcgctctgttccagcctcccgaatagctgggactacaggcacacgccaccacacctggctaatttttttcatatttttagtagagacggcgttttgccagccaggctggtctcgaactcccaatctcagatgacctgcctgcttcggcctcccaaagggctgggattacaggccttccAGGccggagcgcagtggtgcgatctcagcttgctgcaacctcagcctgccgagtttaagcgatcctcttgcctcagccccgagtagctgtaattacagcgtgtgccaccacgcccacctaatgtttgtatgtttagtagagatggggtttcactgtgttggccaggctggtctcgatctcctgacctcaagtgatccacccgcctctgccttcctaagtgctgggattacacgcgggAACCACACGCAGCCCCTGTCTTCTGTgtaagcctcattttcctcattaagTCATCATTACCTCTTTCCCCTCACACGTAGTCAAATTCAAAgtctcacaattttttttcaatgtcCTAATCGTGCAGCCCCAGCCCCATCCCATCCCCACTGTcatttccaaacatcattttcaaCCCTCCTGGCCtcatagttattattttattaccccAGTCATCATCCTGCCCCAGGGCACAGGCAGAGGCCGTTTCCTCGCTCTGGAGCCTCCTTTCTCCTGAGAGCCACGTGACTAACTCAAGTCTGAACGCATTTGTTCAGATGCCTTCTTCTCTATGAGGTCCATCTGGACAACCCTATTTAATACTGTTACCTGCCATTTCAATCCCTGTAAGTCTGTTCTACCTTGTCTTTTCCTTCCGTAGCGTCATTTCCTCCTATGTGCTATCCTGACACTGATCCATGGTCTGTCTCCTGCTAGAATCTAAGTGCCACAAAGTCAAGATATTTGCCTGGCTGACTGTTACAGTGTAGTTCACCGTATATACTatgcactatatatatataattattatatacataatatacactgtattatatataatatatataatatacactgtattatatataatatatataatatacagtgtatattttatattttgttttgttttttttttgtttttttgtgagatggagtctcgctctgtcacccaggctggagtgcagtggcccgatctcggctcactgcaacctccgcctcccaggatcaagtgattctcctgagtagctgggattataggtgcacaccaccaccacgcccggctgttcttcgttttagttttctttcttttttttttttttggagacagaatctgtctctactgcccaggctggagtgcaatggcgcaatctcagctcactgcaacctctgcctccctggttcaaacgattcttctgcctcagcctcctaagtagctgggattacaggtgagtaccaccacgcctggctaatttttgtatttttagtagagatggggtttcaccatgttggccaggctggtctcgaattcctgaccttgtgatctgcctgcctcagcctcccaaagtgctgggattacaggagtgagccatggtgcccagcctaatttttgtatttttagtagagatgggtttttgccatgctggccaggctggtcttgaactcctgacctcaagtgatgcaccatcccggcctcccaaagtgttgggattacaggcgtgagccaccgcgcctggcctcgaTGAATATTTTGAATGAATGCCATGTTTTTAGTGTCCCTGGGAGGCTCTGATCTCTCCTCTGAGCTTAGAAGGACTAGTTACTCACCGGGAAAGGTGGGGTCTGTAGGTGCAAGGCTGGTGTTCTCAATGTCGTCTGGAaaaggagataaagaaaaaaagtaaggatTTTGGGTTTCCTCCAGtcttgccattcttttttttttttttttgagatggaatcttgctgtgttgcccaggttgtagtgcagtggtatgatctcggctcactgcaacctctacctcctgggttcaagcgattctcctgcctcagcctcctgagtagctgggactacaggtgtccgccactccgtctggttaatttttgtatttttagtagagacagggtttcaccgtcttggccaggctggtctcgaactcctgacctcgtgatccgcccgccttaccATTCCTTTCtctgctccctcctccttcctgcttcTGGTGTTCTTCCTCACATGACCAACTGGGCTCCCGGGAAGTGGACGTCCCTTGGACACCCTCCCCATCACTCTCTGGGCATCCCTTAGGGCTCCGGGTAGGACATGGCGGCGGCGGGGGCTGTGGGGAATTGAGCATTTCCTCACCTGTGACCAGGAGCTTCACTGGCTCACTGGGGAAAGACCAGGCATAGTTGTTATAGGAGCCAAAACATCGGTATGTCCCTCTGTGGGCTGTGGTCACAGGGCCCATGGGGAACTCCGCCTGGACCTTCCCATAGCTGCGCTGCACGTCTCTGGATCTTCCCTCCTTGAGCAGTAGGAACATGCTTGTTGCTGTGTCTAGACGGCAGTAGAAGGTCACCTTCTCACCCGAGGTCACTTCGGGTCCAGGATGAACCGAGAGGGTGGGTGTGTCATACATTTCTATGAGAGAAGGTGGGGCCACCGCACCAGAAACTCAGAGATGGGCAGCcagctatttgtatattttctcctttcttttcttttcttgtttttttttttttttttttttttttttttttttttttttttttgagaaggagtctcgctctgtcacccaagctgaagtgcagagacgcgatcttggctcactgcaacctccacctcccgggttcaagcgggtctcctgcctcagcctcccaagtagctggaactgcagcggcccgccaccatgcctggcagccagctttttaaaaaattttttaaaattattattattttggtcaaatacacacaatagaatacttACCAtctaaaccattttttaaaatggtacagggcctcgctctgttccccaggctggagtgccatggcactatcttggctcactgaagcctcgacctcctgggtcaggagtttgagaccagcctggccaacatggtgaaaccccatctctactaaaaatgcaaaaattagccaggcgtggtggcctatgcctgtaaacccaactgcttgggaggctgaggcaggagaattgcttgaatccgggaggcagaggttgcagtgagctgagattgtaccactgcactgcagcgagactgtcttaaaaaaaaaaaaagctaaattttgttttttagaaaaacacCACCTGGCCAGGcgcgatgactcacacctgtaatcccagcactttgggaggctgaggcgggcggatcacctgaggtcaggagtttgagaccaccctggtcaacatagtgaaaccctgtctctaccaaaaatacaaaaattggcgtggtggtgggcgcctgtcatcccagccacttgggaagctgaggctggagaatcacttgaacccaggaggtggaggttgcagtgacgggagactgcaccactgcactccaacctgggtgacaagagtgaaactcctctcaaaacaaacacaaaaaccccCACCACCTGTGATGGGTGAGGGAAGCAAagtgtcagccactgcgcctggcccacaggCGTTTTTGAGGACGTTCCTCAGTCACACCCCTGCACACAAATATCTATCTCAGAATCTGTGTCTTGGAGAACTTGACCGAGGACACATCTGCTCGTAGGACACAGAGACACTGTTTGCAGACAACGCCTTGTAGGCTGAGATTGTGATGGGATCACCCCTCCTCCAACCTCCTACTGAGACAAGCAGTGTCTGAGTGGGGCTTGGAAGAGTTCATAGGTGATGCTCCATCCCAGATGCAGACTGAGCTCACTCTCCAGTTAGAGAACCGGACAGTTAGTTACCTGTTACCACCAGATCCAGCAAGTCGCTGCGCTCTGACCAGAGCTCCCCAACCCGATAGATGCAGCTGTATCGCCCTGCCTTGCGGGAGTTCATGTCCGGGATGTGGAATTTGACTCCATTAATCCGTTCAGGCGGTTTTGGCCTCTCCACGGCAAAAAGGCTTCCTTCAAAATGCAGCTGGTATTCAACAGCTCCATAACTTCCCTGGCAACAGAGGGTTGCTTGCTTTTCCTTTGGAACCATGTAAGTGGATTCGGCCCTGATGATCGGTTTTGGGAGAGTCTCTGGAAGGGAATCAGAGGCTGGAGTTCCAGCTGAGCCCCGTCCCCCCAACCGTAGGCTCCACCCTGCTGCTGGCCCCAGGCCTTCCTGGAAAGCCAGCACCCCGCCCCCTCTCCCCAGCCGTGCTTGGGTGGAGGGTGCTTGGCCTGAACCCGAAAGAGTGACCCTGGGCTTTGAAGGAAGGACTCACGCTTCGGGGTGCTGATTCTCTGGCTCAAACACAGCCCTGGAAGACGGGAATAATGAGACCTGTTGCCTCCCAGGCACACCCTGATCCCATTCCCCTTCCATGCAAGAACTCACCGAGGCAGAGCAGGGCACAGAGCGTGGAAGGCATCGCTCAGATTCTACCGGCCGAGTGCTGAGCAGCGGGGTGGGGACTGAGCCCAGCGGGCCAGGGAGATGCACAGGAAGTGGTGGGTGAGCCC
This window encodes:
- the NCR1 gene encoding natural cytotoxicity triggering receptor 1 isoform X2, translating into MPSTLCALLCLGLCLSQRISTPKQTLPKPIIRAESTYMVPKEKQATLCCQGSYGAVEYQLHFEGSLFAVERPKPPERINGVKFHIPDMNSRKAGRYSCIYRVGELWSERSDLLDLVVTEMYDTPTLSVHPGPEVTSGEKVTFYCRLDTATSMFLLLKEGRSRDVQRSYGKVQAEFPMGPVTTAHRGTYRCFGSYNNYAWSFPSEPVKLLVTDDIENTSLAPTDPTFPDSWDTCLLTTETGLQKNLALWDHTAQNLLRMGLAFLVLVALVCLLVEDWLSRKRTREQASRASTWEGRRRLNTKTL
- the NCR1 gene encoding natural cytotoxicity triggering receptor 1 isoform X1, producing the protein MPSTLCALLCLGLCLSQRISTPKQTLPKPIIRAESTYMVPKEKQATLCCQGSYGAVEYQLHFEGSLFAVERPKPPERINGVKFHIPDMNSRKAGRYSCIYRVGELWSERSDLLDLVVTEMYDTPTLSVHPGPEVTSGEKVTFYCRLDTATSMFLLLKEGRSRDVQRSYGKVQAEFPMGPVTTAHRGTYRCFGSYNNYAWSFPSEPVKLLVTDDIENTSLAPTDPTFPADSWDTCLLTTETGLQKNLALWDHTAQNLLRMGLAFLVLVALVCLLVEDWLSRKRTREQASRASTWEGRRRLNTKTL
- the NCR1 gene encoding natural cytotoxicity triggering receptor 1 isoform X4; the encoded protein is MPSTLCALLCLETLPKPIIRAESTYMVPKEKQATLCCQGSYGAVEYQLHFEGSLFAVERPKPPERINGVKFHIPDMNSRKAGRYSCIYRVGELWSERSDLLDLVVTEMYDTPTLSVHPGPEVTSGEKVTFYCRLDTATSMFLLLKEGRSRDVQRSYGKVQAEFPMGPVTTAHRGTYRCFGSYNNYAWSFPSEPVKLLVTDDIENTSLAPTDPTFPDSWDTCLLTTETGLQKNLALWDHTAQNLLRMGLAFLVLVALVCLLVEDWLSRKRTREQASRASTWEGRRRLNTKTL
- the NCR1 gene encoding natural cytotoxicity triggering receptor 1 isoform X3; amino-acid sequence: MPSTLCALLCLETLPKPIIRAESTYMVPKEKQATLCCQGSYGAVEYQLHFEGSLFAVERPKPPERINGVKFHIPDMNSRKAGRYSCIYRVGELWSERSDLLDLVVTEMYDTPTLSVHPGPEVTSGEKVTFYCRLDTATSMFLLLKEGRSRDVQRSYGKVQAEFPMGPVTTAHRGTYRCFGSYNNYAWSFPSEPVKLLVTDDIENTSLAPTDPTFPADSWDTCLLTTETGLQKNLALWDHTAQNLLRMGLAFLVLVALVCLLVEDWLSRKRTREQASRASTWEGRRRLNTKTL